One segment of Gilliamella sp. ESL0441 DNA contains the following:
- the htpG gene encoding molecular chaperone HtpG — MSKQGTETRGFQSEVKQILHLMIHSLYSNKEIFLRELISNASDAADKLRFKALENPSLYAGDAELGVRISVNKEAGTLTIADNGIGMTRDEVIENLGTIAKSGTKAFLESIGSDQAKDSQLIGQFGVGFYSAFIVADKVTVKTRAATANADEAVMWESAGEGEYTISDDNKETRGTEIILHLKEDEKEFLDDWRLRSIISKYSDHISLPVEVQTIDEESKDVKWEKVNKAQALWTRSKSEITDEEYKEFYKHISHDFADPLSWSHNRVEGKQEYTSLLYIPSKAPWDMWNRDNKHGLKLYVQRVFIMDDAEQFMPNYLRFVKGLIDSNDLPLNVSREILQDNKITQSLRNACTKRVLQMLEKLAKDDKEQYQQFWSEFGLVLKEGTGEDYANREAIAKLLRFASTHSDSNAQTISLDDYISRMQEGQDKIYYITADSYGAAKNSPHLELFSKKGIEVLLLSDRVDEWMMSNLTEFEGKQFQSISKSDESIEKLADQDSEEQKQAEKELEPFIERVKAVLGDKVKEVKLTHRLTNTPAIVTTAADEMTTQMAKLFAAAGQKAPEIKYTFEINPDHKLVKRIADTQDETAFSDWIELLLDQALLAEKGSLSDPSKFIQTMNKLLAE, encoded by the coding sequence ATGAGTAAGCAAGGTACAGAAACTCGTGGATTTCAATCCGAAGTTAAACAAATTCTTCATTTAATGATACATTCTTTATATTCCAATAAAGAAATATTTTTACGAGAGTTAATTTCGAACGCATCCGATGCGGCTGATAAATTACGTTTTAAAGCACTTGAAAATCCTAGCCTTTATGCTGGTGATGCTGAGCTTGGCGTACGTATTTCTGTGAATAAAGAAGCAGGAACTTTAACCATTGCCGATAATGGTATCGGTATGACACGTGATGAAGTTATCGAAAATTTAGGTACGATTGCCAAGTCTGGCACCAAAGCATTTTTGGAATCAATCGGTAGCGATCAAGCTAAAGACAGCCAACTAATTGGTCAATTTGGTGTTGGTTTTTACTCTGCATTTATAGTAGCAGATAAAGTCACCGTCAAAACTCGTGCTGCAACTGCTAACGCTGATGAAGCGGTTATGTGGGAATCGGCTGGCGAAGGTGAATATACGATTTCTGATGATAATAAAGAGACACGTGGTACTGAAATTATTTTACATCTAAAAGAAGATGAAAAAGAGTTTTTAGATGACTGGCGTTTACGCTCAATTATCAGTAAATATTCTGATCATATTTCACTCCCTGTTGAAGTACAAACCATCGACGAAGAAAGCAAAGACGTAAAATGGGAAAAAGTAAACAAGGCTCAAGCCCTTTGGACTCGGAGTAAATCTGAAATTACCGACGAAGAGTACAAAGAGTTTTATAAACATATTTCTCATGATTTTGCCGATCCACTCAGTTGGAGCCATAACCGAGTAGAAGGTAAACAAGAATACACCAGTTTACTTTATATTCCTTCAAAAGCACCGTGGGATATGTGGAATCGTGATAACAAACACGGTCTAAAACTTTATGTACAACGTGTCTTTATTATGGATGATGCAGAGCAATTTATGCCAAACTATTTACGCTTTGTAAAAGGTTTAATTGACTCTAATGATCTTCCATTGAATGTATCACGTGAAATATTGCAAGATAACAAAATCACCCAAAGTTTACGCAATGCATGTACAAAACGTGTATTACAAATGTTAGAAAAGCTGGCTAAAGATGATAAAGAACAATATCAACAGTTCTGGAGCGAATTTGGCTTAGTGTTAAAAGAAGGAACGGGTGAGGACTATGCTAACCGTGAAGCTATCGCGAAATTGCTCCGTTTTGCTTCTACGCATTCTGATAGCAATGCGCAAACCATCTCTTTAGACGATTATATTAGTCGTATGCAAGAAGGTCAGGATAAGATCTACTACATTACCGCTGATAGTTATGGTGCGGCTAAAAATAGCCCACATTTGGAATTATTCAGCAAAAAAGGCATTGAGGTCTTACTATTATCTGATCGTGTTGATGAGTGGATGATGAGTAATTTAACTGAATTTGAAGGAAAACAGTTCCAATCAATCAGTAAATCTGACGAATCGATTGAAAAACTTGCCGATCAAGATAGCGAAGAACAAAAACAAGCAGAAAAAGAGCTTGAACCATTTATTGAACGTGTCAAAGCAGTGTTAGGTGATAAAGTAAAAGAAGTTAAATTAACGCATCGTTTAACCAATACACCTGCAATAGTGACCACTGCAGCGGATGAAATGACCACGCAAATGGCAAAACTTTTTGCGGCTGCCGGTCAAAAAGCGCCTGAAATCAAATATACGTTTGAGATCAACCCTGATCATAAGTTAGTAAAACGTATAGCTGATACACAAGACGAAACGGCATTTAGCGACTGGATTGAATTATTATTAGATCAAGCATTACTGGCAGAGAAAGGATCATTAAGTGATCCAAGTAAATTTATTCAAACCATGAATAAACTGCTTGCAGAATAA
- a CDS encoding sodium-dependent transporter yields MSTGTMKKSHSQWSSRMGFMLAAAGSAVGLGNIWKFPYMAGEMGGSAFVLTYLLFMFIIGLPILVLEWLIGRRGQKNPIHTMQDVAVSEGRSKLWGWVGIIGVLGSFLILSFYSVIGGWATDYIVLAAQGTFEGANGGITENLFTNFLGDVNSLLIWHTVFMFATAFIVALGVGAGLERGCKIMMPGLGILLLVLVGYAAYASGSSFWKACDFLFTPNWSALNGTAILAALGHAFFSLSLGMGIMMAYGSYLGKDVNLLSTARTVVILDVIVAVLSGLAIFPLVFANDLQPGSGPGLIFVTLPIAFGNMAGGSILGILFFIFLTFAALTSSISLLEPTVELLEEKTHMGRKTATIVTSIIIWALGIACILSFNKWADVTLFGKNIFDLLDYLTSKIMLPVTGLGTIIFAAWMMNQKRIREELNLNAFWFNIWTILTRFIIPVAIVAILVFGFFPEGK; encoded by the coding sequence ATGAGTACAGGTACTATGAAGAAAAGTCATTCCCAATGGAGCTCACGCATGGGATTCATGCTAGCAGCAGCTGGCTCTGCTGTGGGTTTAGGTAATATTTGGAAATTTCCCTATATGGCGGGTGAAATGGGTGGTTCAGCATTTGTGCTCACCTATTTACTCTTTATGTTTATCATTGGGCTACCTATCCTTGTTTTAGAATGGTTGATCGGGCGCCGAGGGCAAAAAAATCCGATTCATACCATGCAAGATGTGGCCGTTTCTGAAGGTCGTTCAAAATTATGGGGCTGGGTAGGGATAATTGGGGTACTTGGTTCATTCTTAATTCTCTCCTTTTATAGTGTGATTGGTGGCTGGGCAACAGATTACATCGTTCTAGCAGCGCAAGGCACATTTGAAGGTGCGAATGGTGGAATAACCGAAAATCTCTTTACTAATTTTCTGGGCGATGTAAATAGTTTATTAATCTGGCATACAGTATTTATGTTTGCAACGGCCTTTATTGTCGCTCTTGGCGTTGGAGCTGGCTTGGAACGTGGCTGTAAGATTATGATGCCTGGTTTAGGTATATTACTCTTAGTGCTGGTTGGGTATGCCGCATATGCCAGCGGTTCTTCTTTCTGGAAGGCTTGTGATTTCTTATTTACACCTAACTGGTCTGCCTTAAATGGCACGGCAATATTAGCTGCTTTAGGTCACGCATTTTTCAGTCTATCTTTAGGTATGGGAATTATGATGGCATATGGCTCGTATTTAGGGAAAGATGTCAATCTACTCTCAACAGCCCGAACTGTGGTCATTTTGGATGTGATTGTGGCGGTTTTATCAGGATTAGCAATATTCCCGCTTGTTTTTGCTAATGATTTACAACCGGGTTCAGGCCCTGGTCTCATCTTTGTGACACTACCAATTGCATTCGGCAATATGGCTGGCGGTTCAATTTTAGGCATATTATTCTTTATATTCTTAACGTTTGCTGCATTAACCTCGTCAATCTCATTATTAGAACCGACTGTAGAGTTACTCGAAGAAAAAACCCATATGGGACGCAAAACGGCAACCATTGTCACCAGTATTATTATTTGGGCTTTAGGTATTGCTTGTATTCTTTCATTTAATAAATGGGCAGATGTCACATTATTTGGTAAAAATATTTTTGATTTACTTGATTACTTAACCAGTAAAATCATGTTGCCAGTAACCGGTTTAGGTACCATTATTTTTGCTGCATGGATGATGAATCAAAAACGAATTCGTGAAGAACTTAATCTAAACGCTTTCTGGTTTAACATTTGGACAATCTTAACCCGTTTTATTATTCCAGTGGCAATTGTTGCTATTCTTGTTTTTGGATTTTTTCCAGAAGGGAAGTAG
- a CDS encoding amidohydrolase family protein: MTDNKKMLLTSRDQSLKAFLMNKIKQNGGWVNAHMHADRAFTITVDSFDVYQKQTLIEKWDTLDKVKAAMTEEDYYRHFSMAVERMIEQGVSAMGSFVDIDPIAEERAIKGALRARETYKNDITIKLVNQTLKGVIDKEARYWFDKGADLVDIIGGLPRRDERDHGEGMGLKHLDVLMQTGKSLGKMVHVHVDQFNSSDEIETEQLTDKTLEHAMHGRVVAIHSISITAHSLEYRQKLYKKMKEAQMMVIACPFAWIDSPRREEQGPTRNSLTPVDELAAAGIPVAIGTDNVSDYMLPFSTGNMWEELKLLVTGCRYTDLDNVVNVATRNGRKVLGLE, encoded by the coding sequence ATGACAGACAACAAAAAGATGTTATTAACCAGTCGAGATCAAAGTTTAAAAGCATTTTTAATGAACAAAATCAAGCAAAATGGCGGTTGGGTTAATGCACATATGCACGCTGATCGTGCTTTTACAATTACCGTTGACAGTTTTGACGTGTACCAAAAACAGACATTGATTGAAAAATGGGATACGTTAGACAAAGTCAAAGCCGCCATGACGGAAGAAGACTATTATCGTCATTTTAGTATGGCTGTTGAACGAATGATTGAACAAGGTGTTAGTGCCATGGGCTCATTTGTGGATATTGACCCCATCGCTGAAGAACGTGCAATCAAAGGCGCATTACGGGCACGAGAAACCTATAAAAACGATATCACCATTAAACTGGTGAATCAGACCTTAAAAGGCGTAATTGATAAAGAGGCCCGCTATTGGTTTGATAAAGGTGCCGATCTTGTCGATATTATTGGTGGCTTACCTCGCCGTGATGAACGTGATCATGGTGAAGGTATGGGACTTAAACATCTAGATGTATTAATGCAAACAGGCAAATCTTTAGGCAAAATGGTGCATGTTCATGTAGATCAATTTAATTCATCCGATGAGATAGAAACAGAGCAATTAACAGATAAAACCTTAGAACATGCAATGCATGGTCGTGTAGTGGCAATTCATAGTATTTCAATTACTGCCCATAGCTTAGAATATCGTCAAAAATTATACAAAAAAATGAAAGAAGCCCAAATGATGGTGATTGCCTGTCCGTTTGCGTGGATTGACAGTCCAAGGCGTGAAGAACAAGGCCCAACCCGTAACTCCTTAACCCCTGTTGATGAATTAGCCGCCGCTGGAATTCCTGTTGCGATTGGCACTGATAATGTCAGTGATTATATGCTCCCCTTTTCAACGGGTAACATGTGGGAAGAGCTAAAACTGTTAGTAACAGGATGTCGATATACCGATTTAGATAATGTGGTTAACGTCGCCACTCGAAATGGACGTAAAGTGCTGGGACTTGAGTAA
- a CDS encoding putative quinol monooxygenase — MSQLNIVATLKIKPEFRGAFQTIFKKLVEESQKEIGCIRYELNQSIDDPDVYIVIETWVSKQAINNHNQTPHFKAFASFAKDHTEKLDICIAKQVL; from the coding sequence ATGAGCCAGTTAAATATAGTTGCTACTCTAAAAATAAAGCCTGAATTTCGTGGTGCTTTTCAAACGATTTTTAAAAAACTAGTGGAAGAGAGCCAAAAAGAAATCGGATGTATTCGCTATGAGCTTAATCAAAGTATTGATGACCCTGATGTTTATATCGTCATTGAAACATGGGTCTCTAAACAGGCAATTAACAATCATAATCAAACTCCTCATTTTAAAGCGTTTGCTTCATTTGCAAAGGATCATACTGAAAAACTAGATATTTGTATTGCCAAACAAGTGTTATAA
- the licT gene encoding BglG family transcription antiterminator LicT, producing MKVYKILNNNVVVTLDSKGNELIVTGRGIGFKKREGDLIDPKLIEKQFSLNNQETLPRFAELLSEIPIEIFTTSEIIINHAKQVLNGKLQDSIYISLTDHIHFAIERHKQGFDIPNSFLWETKKLYPKEFQVGLFALSVIKKRLSIELPEDEAGFITFHIINAQLNDTMPNIVKMTKIMREILNIVKYHFNFEYDEDCLSYQRFVTHLKFFSQRILSQTQLVQQDASLYELIRKKYEQAYLCTKQIDLHLIQQYQHPLTDDESLYLTIHIERLRTELKK from the coding sequence ATGAAAGTTTATAAAATTCTTAATAACAATGTAGTCGTTACACTTGATTCCAAAGGCAATGAACTCATTGTCACTGGTCGTGGCATTGGATTTAAAAAACGTGAAGGAGACTTGATTGATCCTAAACTGATTGAAAAACAATTTTCCCTTAACAACCAAGAAACGCTACCAAGATTTGCTGAATTACTATCTGAAATACCCATTGAAATATTCACTACTTCAGAAATCATCATCAATCACGCCAAGCAAGTCCTGAATGGAAAACTGCAAGATAGTATATATATTTCACTCACAGATCATATCCATTTTGCTATAGAGCGCCATAAACAAGGATTTGATATTCCGAATAGTTTTTTATGGGAAACAAAAAAGCTCTATCCTAAAGAGTTTCAAGTAGGTTTATTTGCTTTATCGGTCATCAAAAAACGTTTATCCATTGAGTTACCAGAAGACGAAGCGGGTTTTATTACCTTTCATATTATTAATGCTCAACTTAATGATACGATGCCCAATATCGTTAAAATGACCAAAATCATGCGTGAAATTCTTAATATCGTCAAATACCATTTTAATTTTGAGTATGATGAAGATTGTCTTTCTTATCAACGTTTTGTGACACACTTAAAATTCTTCTCACAACGCATTTTGAGTCAAACTCAACTGGTTCAACAAGATGCCTCATTATATGAATTAATTCGTAAAAAGTATGAGCAGGCATATCTATGCACAAAACAGATTGATCTCCATTTAATTCAACAATATCAACATCCACTTACCGATGATGAAAGTCTGTATTTAACCATTCATATTGAACGACTACGCACTGAGCTCAAAAAATAA
- the guaB gene encoding IMP dehydrogenase has translation MSRIVKEALTFDDVLLVPAHSTVLPNTAVISTQLTQTIKLNIPMLSAAMDTVTESDLAIALAQEGGIGFIHKNMSIEAQANHVKRVKKHESGIVQDPVTVLPTATIRDVIELAKEYGFAGFPVVTQSQELVGIITARDVRFATDLSLPVTAVMTPKERLVTVKEGEQREIVLKKMHEHRVEKVLVVDSKFHLKGMITVKDYNKAEQKPHACKDEKGRLRVGAAVGAGAGNEERIAALVEAGVDVLLIDSSHGHSEGVLERIRQTRQAYPELQIIGGNIATAEGAKALIDAGVNAVKVGIGPGSICTTRIVTGVGVPQISAIMDAVEMAQRHNIPVIADGGIRFSGDIAKAIAAGASCVMVGSMFAGTEEAPGEIELYQGRAYKSYRGMGSLGAMAKGSSDRYFQSDNAADKLVPEGIEGRIAYKGPLKEIIHQQMGGLRSCMGLTGCATIDELRTQSKFYRITGAGMKESHVHDVLITKEPPNYRAGS, from the coding sequence ATGTCTCGTATAGTTAAAGAAGCACTTACATTTGATGATGTGTTATTAGTTCCTGCCCACTCCACGGTATTACCCAACACTGCGGTTATTTCTACTCAGCTAACCCAAACAATTAAACTCAATATTCCGATGCTGTCAGCTGCAATGGATACGGTGACTGAATCCGATTTAGCCATCGCCCTTGCGCAAGAAGGCGGAATTGGTTTTATCCATAAAAATATGTCAATCGAAGCTCAGGCTAACCATGTAAAAAGGGTGAAAAAGCATGAAAGCGGTATCGTCCAAGATCCCGTGACCGTTTTACCTACTGCCACGATTCGAGATGTTATCGAACTTGCTAAAGAGTATGGTTTTGCCGGTTTCCCTGTGGTTACTCAATCTCAAGAGTTAGTGGGGATTATTACCGCTCGAGATGTTCGTTTTGCAACTGATTTATCGTTACCGGTAACGGCAGTCATGACACCAAAAGAACGACTTGTTACGGTAAAAGAGGGCGAACAACGTGAAATTGTGCTGAAAAAAATGCATGAACACCGTGTTGAAAAAGTGTTAGTTGTTGATTCTAAATTTCATCTTAAAGGAATGATAACGGTTAAGGACTACAATAAAGCAGAACAAAAACCACATGCTTGTAAAGATGAAAAAGGGCGTTTGCGCGTAGGGGCGGCAGTGGGCGCTGGTGCAGGCAATGAAGAACGGATTGCGGCATTGGTTGAAGCAGGTGTTGATGTTTTATTGATTGATTCATCTCATGGACATTCAGAAGGTGTATTAGAGCGGATTCGTCAGACAAGGCAAGCGTATCCGGAATTACAAATTATTGGGGGGAATATTGCTACTGCGGAAGGTGCAAAAGCATTAATCGATGCAGGGGTAAATGCAGTTAAAGTCGGTATTGGTCCAGGTTCTATCTGTACTACGCGTATTGTGACAGGTGTTGGTGTGCCACAAATTAGTGCCATTATGGATGCAGTTGAAATGGCTCAACGACATAATATTCCTGTTATTGCTGATGGTGGTATTCGTTTTTCGGGTGACATTGCTAAAGCCATTGCCGCAGGTGCATCATGTGTTATGGTTGGCTCAATGTTTGCTGGAACAGAAGAAGCTCCTGGTGAAATCGAATTATATCAAGGTCGAGCTTATAAATCTTATCGAGGTATGGGATCACTTGGCGCAATGGCGAAAGGTTCATCTGATCGTTATTTCCAATCTGATAATGCCGCTGATAAATTAGTTCCTGAAGGTATTGAAGGCCGTATTGCCTATAAAGGCCCATTAAAAGAAATCATTCACCAACAAATGGGAGGATTACGTTCTTGTATGGGATTAACTGGCTGTGCCACTATCGATGAGCTAAGAACGCAATCTAAATTCTATCGAATAACCGGCGCTGGCATGAAAGAAAGCCATGTTCACGATGTGCTAATAACCAAAGAGCCACCAAATTATCGAGCTGGATCTTAA
- the ubiG gene encoding bifunctional 2-polyprenyl-6-hydroxyphenol methylase/3-demethylubiquinol 3-O-methyltransferase UbiG, whose product MSQNIDINEINKFSQLAAQWWDPNGQCKPLHIINPLRVDYILQQCESLNGKKVLDVGCGGGILSESLAKLGAQVTAIDLAEESLNVAKMHAEQNGLSIDYQKQTVEAHAEERSEYYDVITCMELLEHVPDPFSIINACAKLLKPSGKLFLSTINRNTKAKLLLIYGAEYIARLVPKGTHDFNRFIRPSELMDLVEQSKLAVKGIIGMEYHLLKNQFKLGHNVDVNYILMAQKEL is encoded by the coding sequence ATGTCACAAAATATCGATATTAACGAAATAAATAAATTCTCACAATTAGCCGCACAATGGTGGGATCCAAATGGTCAATGTAAACCTTTGCATATCATTAATCCATTACGTGTTGATTATATATTGCAGCAATGCGAATCACTTAATGGCAAAAAGGTGTTAGATGTCGGGTGTGGTGGTGGCATCTTATCAGAAAGCCTTGCTAAACTCGGTGCGCAAGTGACCGCTATCGATCTGGCGGAGGAGTCTTTAAACGTTGCCAAAATGCATGCTGAGCAAAATGGTCTTTCTATCGATTACCAAAAACAAACCGTTGAAGCGCATGCAGAAGAACGATCAGAATATTATGATGTGATTACTTGTATGGAGTTATTAGAGCACGTCCCCGATCCATTCTCCATCATTAATGCTTGTGCTAAGTTGCTAAAACCAAGTGGCAAACTATTCTTATCGACAATCAATCGAAATACCAAAGCAAAGTTATTACTTATTTATGGCGCTGAATACATTGCTCGGCTTGTACCAAAAGGAACACATGATTTTAATCGCTTTATTCGACCTTCAGAATTAATGGACTTAGTTGAGCAATCTAAATTAGCGGTTAAAGGCATTATTGGTATGGAATATCATCTTTTAAAAAATCAATTTAAATTAGGTCACAATGTGGATGTAAATTATATTTTAATGGCGCAAAAAGAACTTTAA
- the gntT gene encoding gluconate transporter — translation MPLIIIAFGVLMLLILMLPLRVNGFIALILVALSVGVLEGMPVMEVIKSIKNGVGGTLGSLALIMGFGAMLGKLLADCGGAQRIATTLIATFGDKKIQWAVTLTGFIVGFALFYEVGFVLLLPLILTIAATLGISPLYIGIPMAAALSVTHGFLPPHPGPTAIAQIFKADMGKTLLYGTIIGIPTVILAGPILTKLPFIRLINHPVEEGLYNTKTFTEQQMPSFRVSLITALIPVILMSIRAISEMTLNNGHWLLPYVEFFGDPVIATLISVLIAIFTFGLLRGRSMSDINTSLVDSIKIIAMMLLIIGGGGAFKQVLVDSGVKVYIEQIMHGSTVSPIVMAWLIAALLRLALGSATVAALTAGGIVFPLIASTGVSPELMVIATGAGSVVFSHVNDPGFWLFKEYFNLSITETLKSWSLLETVISVSGLIGCLIINLFL, via the coding sequence ATGCCATTAATCATTATTGCTTTTGGTGTCTTGATGTTATTGATTCTCATGTTACCTTTGCGAGTTAATGGTTTTATCGCATTAATTTTGGTGGCACTTAGTGTCGGTGTTCTGGAAGGGATGCCCGTTATGGAGGTCATCAAATCAATCAAAAATGGTGTCGGTGGCACGCTTGGCAGCTTAGCATTAATTATGGGATTTGGTGCAATGTTAGGCAAATTACTCGCTGATTGTGGAGGTGCACAGCGGATAGCAACAACGCTCATTGCCACTTTCGGCGATAAAAAGATTCAATGGGCAGTGACACTTACGGGATTTATAGTTGGATTTGCTCTGTTTTATGAGGTTGGTTTCGTTTTATTGTTACCCTTAATTTTAACTATAGCTGCAACCTTAGGTATCTCTCCGCTATATATTGGTATTCCCATGGCGGCGGCTTTGTCGGTTACACATGGTTTTTTACCGCCGCACCCTGGACCAACAGCGATTGCACAAATATTTAAAGCCGATATGGGAAAAACCTTACTTTATGGCACAATTATAGGTATTCCAACCGTCATACTAGCTGGGCCTATTTTAACTAAATTACCTTTTATTCGTTTGATTAATCATCCTGTTGAAGAAGGCTTATATAATACTAAAACATTTACTGAACAGCAGATGCCTAGTTTTCGTGTCAGTCTTATTACCGCATTGATTCCAGTTATATTAATGTCAATCCGAGCCATAAGTGAAATGACGTTAAATAATGGGCATTGGTTGCTACCCTATGTTGAATTTTTTGGGGATCCAGTCATTGCAACGCTGATATCAGTATTAATAGCCATATTCACTTTTGGTTTATTACGTGGCCGTAGCATGTCAGACATCAATACTAGCTTAGTTGATTCAATTAAAATTATTGCAATGATGCTATTGATTATTGGGGGTGGTGGGGCATTTAAACAAGTTCTTGTCGATAGTGGCGTGAAAGTTTATATCGAACAGATAATGCATGGATCGACTGTTTCCCCCATTGTTATGGCGTGGTTAATTGCAGCCTTATTAAGATTAGCCTTAGGGTCGGCAACGGTTGCTGCACTAACGGCAGGTGGGATTGTTTTCCCATTAATTGCTTCAACGGGTGTTAGTCCAGAATTAATGGTTATTGCAACGGGTGCGGGTAGTGTCGTTTTTTCGCATGTAAATGATCCGGGCTTTTGGTTATTTAAAGAATATTTTAATCTGAGCATTACCGAAACATTGAAATCATGGTCTTTACTCGAAACAGTGATATCTGTCAGTGGATTAATCGGCTGTTTGATCATTAATCTTTTTTTATAA
- a CDS encoding beta-glucoside-specific PTS transporter subunit IIABC, giving the protein MKNKQLAESIIEYVGGQDNIISLVHCATRLRFALKDDNKANADILKKQKGVITVVQSGGQFQVVIGNNVADVFNAIMDITSLNNTPASQEAGPKKGIVSRLIDLVSSIFIPVLVVLVAGGILKGIVSLLQVCDIVQENTPTFTFLTAIADAPFYYLPIILGFSAVKKFGGNPYVGMAIGGALVYPDITEMLGKAIELQTEFFNIPIKLIPYKSSVFPVILAAWFYSLLERNFNKIMHDSFKKFISPLLGIIITVPLTFALIGPVVAFLCNTVASGIIYVYELNSVIASMILAALWQVMVIFGIHWGLVPFALNNLSVYQNDFMLPILFPAVFAQVGAVLAVRLRAKDPEFKALASSSVLSGIFGVTEPAIYGVNLPLKRPFVIGCLAATVGGGIVGYYHSVIYSFSFINIFSFLQLIPPTGIDEKFYAVVVGCILSFILALIATYLFGMPKTKQTDQDETSSTNNLNLSDTVNTQPVTVYSPLTGTIIPLNQVNDPTFASELMGKGIAIIPTEGKAYAPDDGEVVSLFRTKHAIGFQTDSGVEILIHIGIDTVKLDGQHFQAHVQAGNKVKKGDLLVSFDIEAIKQAGFEVSTPIIITNSDDYQKIQTIHQSETIEKGDVLLTLSANKE; this is encoded by the coding sequence ATGAAAAACAAACAACTTGCCGAATCAATTATTGAATATGTTGGTGGTCAAGACAATATTATCAGTCTGGTACACTGTGCAACTCGTCTAAGATTTGCATTAAAAGATGATAATAAAGCTAATGCAGATATCCTCAAAAAACAAAAAGGGGTAATAACTGTTGTGCAAAGTGGTGGACAATTTCAAGTTGTCATTGGTAACAATGTTGCTGACGTATTTAATGCAATTATGGATATCACTAGCCTTAATAACACCCCTGCTTCTCAAGAAGCGGGGCCTAAAAAAGGGATTGTGTCACGACTGATTGATTTAGTATCAAGCATTTTTATTCCAGTTTTAGTGGTACTGGTTGCTGGCGGTATTTTAAAAGGGATTGTGTCTCTATTACAAGTATGTGACATTGTTCAGGAAAATACGCCAACATTTACTTTTTTAACCGCTATTGCTGACGCGCCATTTTATTATTTACCGATCATTTTAGGTTTTTCTGCAGTTAAAAAATTTGGTGGTAATCCTTATGTTGGAATGGCGATCGGTGGCGCATTAGTCTATCCGGATATCACCGAGATGCTAGGAAAAGCAATTGAATTACAAACTGAATTTTTCAATATCCCTATTAAATTAATTCCTTATAAATCTTCAGTCTTCCCGGTAATTTTAGCAGCATGGTTTTATTCATTGCTTGAACGTAACTTCAACAAAATCATGCATGACTCATTTAAAAAATTCATTTCGCCCCTACTCGGTATTATCATTACTGTGCCATTAACCTTTGCGCTTATTGGTCCAGTCGTTGCATTTTTATGTAACACTGTAGCTAGTGGCATTATTTATGTTTATGAACTTAATTCTGTTATTGCCAGTATGATTTTAGCCGCACTTTGGCAAGTCATGGTAATATTTGGTATTCATTGGGGACTTGTTCCATTTGCCTTAAATAATTTATCGGTATATCAAAATGATTTTATGTTACCGATTCTGTTTCCTGCTGTGTTCGCGCAAGTTGGTGCCGTATTAGCGGTAAGATTACGAGCCAAAGATCCTGAATTTAAAGCTTTAGCAAGTTCTTCGGTACTATCGGGTATTTTTGGGGTAACTGAACCCGCAATTTACGGTGTCAATTTACCGTTAAAAAGACCATTTGTTATTGGTTGTCTTGCTGCAACTGTAGGTGGTGGAATTGTTGGTTATTATCACAGTGTCATTTATTCGTTTAGTTTTATTAATATTTTCTCCTTTTTACAATTAATTCCACCTACAGGCATAGATGAAAAATTTTATGCTGTCGTCGTTGGTTGTATCCTTTCATTCATCTTGGCACTAATTGCAACCTATCTATTTGGAATGCCAAAAACAAAGCAAACAGATCAAGATGAAACTTCATCGACAAACAATCTTAACCTTTCAGATACTGTTAATACGCAACCTGTCACAGTTTACAGCCCGTTAACAGGAACTATCATTCCACTAAATCAAGTTAATGATCCTACTTTTGCCAGTGAACTAATGGGTAAAGGCATTGCTATTATTCCAACAGAAGGGAAAGCTTACGCTCCTGATGACGGTGAAGTCGTATCACTGTTCAGAACCAAACACGCTATCGGATTTCAGACTGATTCTGGCGTGGAAATATTAATTCATATCGGGATCGACACGGTTAAATTAGACGGTCAACATTTTCAAGCACATGTTCAAGCCGGTAACAAAGTCAAAAAAGGCGATTTACTCGTCAGTTTTGATATCGAGGCAATCAAACAAGCAGGATTTGAAGTTTCCACGCCGATCATCATTACTAATAGTGATGACTATCAGAAGATCCAGACTATTCATCAATCAGAAACTATTGAAAAGGGTGACGTTTTATTAACGTTATCAGCAAATAAGGAGTAA